A genomic segment from Barrientosiimonas humi encodes:
- a CDS encoding branched-chain amino acid ABC transporter permease, with protein sequence MQFLQQLVNGLTLGSLYALIAVGYTVVYGIVQLINFAHGEVFMIGAFGALSVQLVLFKGSTSIVLLPLMIIGAVLVSVLTAVLMERVAYRPLRGAPRLAPLITAIGISVFLQEFVRLFYDKIPFADFPSAKSKIPFPQIDVVTGQAIRLGGVTIQRSALFTMIALAVCAAGLWWFIGHTRTGRGMQAVSQDPDTARLMGINVDRIIVVAFAVGAALAGIAGVAQGLQNNNIDFRMGFLAGLKAFTAAVLGGIGNVWGAVLGGLVLGVAEAMATGFIPGTFGGTSWKDVWAFVLLILVLVFRPQGLLGARVVDRA encoded by the coding sequence GTGCAGTTCCTGCAACAGCTGGTCAACGGGCTGACGCTCGGATCGCTGTACGCGCTCATCGCCGTCGGCTACACCGTCGTCTACGGCATCGTCCAGCTGATCAACTTCGCCCACGGCGAGGTGTTCATGATCGGCGCGTTCGGCGCGCTCTCGGTCCAGCTCGTGCTCTTCAAGGGCAGCACCAGCATCGTGCTGCTGCCGCTGATGATCATCGGCGCCGTGCTCGTCTCGGTGCTGACGGCGGTGCTGATGGAGCGGGTCGCCTACCGACCACTCCGCGGGGCGCCACGCCTGGCGCCGCTCATCACCGCCATCGGCATCTCGGTGTTCCTGCAGGAGTTCGTGCGGCTGTTCTACGACAAGATCCCGTTCGCCGACTTCCCGAGCGCCAAGAGCAAGATCCCCTTCCCGCAGATCGACGTGGTCACCGGCCAGGCGATCCGCCTCGGGGGCGTGACGATCCAGCGCTCGGCGCTGTTCACGATGATCGCGCTCGCGGTCTGCGCCGCGGGACTGTGGTGGTTCATCGGCCACACCCGCACCGGTCGCGGCATGCAGGCGGTCTCGCAGGACCCCGACACCGCGCGGCTGATGGGCATCAACGTCGACCGGATCATCGTCGTCGCGTTCGCCGTGGGCGCCGCGCTCGCCGGCATCGCGGGCGTCGCGCAGGGCCTGCAGAACAACAACATCGACTTCCGGATGGGCTTCCTCGCCGGCCTCAAGGCGTTCACCGCCGCGGTGCTCGGCGGCATCGGCAACGTGTGGGGCGCCGTGCTCGGCGGCCTGGTGCTCGGCGTCGCCGAGGCGATGGCCACCGGGTTCATCCCCGGCACGTTCGGCGGCACGTCCTGGAAGGACGTCTGGGCGTTCGTCCTGCTGATCCTGGTGCTGGTCTTCCGGCCCCAGGGTCTGCTCGGAGCACGGGTGGTGGACCGCGCATGA